One region of Malania oleifera isolate guangnan ecotype guangnan chromosome 6, ASM2987363v1, whole genome shotgun sequence genomic DNA includes:
- the LOC131157940 gene encoding uncharacterized protein LOC131157940: MQSFVCFRMFEGLFGRKFTSKCKSLIKITKTRLETIKKKKTAVQRYLKNDIADLLKSDLDYNAYGRVEGLLVEMNMASCYNSIEQFCDFISNHLAAIHKESECPEECREAVASLMFAAARFADLPELRDLRDMFSGKYANSLDSFINQEFVEKLKQKHPTKEMKLRLMEDIAQELSIKWDSKALVQKLHAPPASKQNFGSMGNERHRTAPEEVNDDGYKKPSSRENAVPKRENRTSSHDRPTHIKEGGQQKPSDSGRHVSEEDVDKRKPSHNRVVPPPYVKQSACEGEGAGPTNLKDHGSREDIDNQDDPFDESKRKPRSVRRKSLKPPPGHDNTGITSPVGARREHASRGLQFLRKDDEGDRMADGHSKHGSKQSTYELGKAKHILKPPPSWQAADDATSTSNRERRKSDSLVPPSKISSLPSEPATSSEASRGHARAVSLQPDMFSQAGHVHPKLPDYDDLASRLAAFRGS, translated from the exons ATGCAAAGCTTTGTGTGTTTCAGAATGTTTGAGGGATTATTTGGTCGTAAATTTACCTCAAAATG CAAATCTTTGATCAAAATCACGAAGACCCGCCTGGAGacgataaagaagaagaaaactgcGGTGCAGAGGTATTTGAAGAACGATATTGCAGATCTTCTTAAAAGCGATCTCGATTATAATGCCTATGGAAgg GTTGAAGGTCTTCTGGTTGAGATGAATATGGCGTCGTGTTACAATTCCATCGAGCAGTTTTGTGATTTTATCTCAAACCATCTCGCTGCCATACATAAAGAGAG TGAATGCCCTGAGGAATGCAGGGAAGCTGTAGCATCTTTGATGTTTGCAGCGGCAAGATTCGCCGATTTGCCGGAATTGCGTGATCTCAGAGATATGTTTTCTGGGAAATATGCAAATTCCCTGGATTCTTTCATTAATCAAGAG TTCGTCGAGAAGTTGAAGCAAAAGCATCCAACAAAGGAAATGAAGCTTCGATTAATGGAAGACATTGCCCAAGAACTCTCTATAAAATGGGATTCTAAGGCTTTGGTTCAGAAGCTGCATGCACCACCTGCCTCTAAACAG AATTTTGGTTCCATGGGTAACGAACGACATAGAACAGCGCCGGAGGAAGTCAATGATGATGGATACAAAAAACCCAGCAGCAGAGAAAATGCAGTCCCTAAAAGAGAGAATCGAACTTCGTCTCATGATAGACCAACACATATCAAAGAAGGTGGCCAACAGAAACCATCAGACTCGGGAAGACATGTTTCGGAGGAAGATGTGGATAAGAGGAAACCATCGCACAACAGAGTTGTTCCCCCTCCTTATGTGAAACAATCAGCCTGTGAAGGGGAAGGAGCGGGACCCACAAATTTGAAGGATCATGGTAGTCGGGAGGACATCGATAATCAGGATGATCCATTCGATGAAAGCAAGCGAAAACCGAGATCAGTGAGGAGGAAATCCTTGAAACCACCACCGGGCCATGACAATACTGGCATTACAAGCCCAGTAGGAGCGAGACGAGAACATGCGAGTCGTGGTTTGCAGTTTTTGCGCAAGGATGATGAAGGAGATAGAATGGCGGATGGGCATTCAAAGCATGGTTCAAAACAGTCAACTTATGAACTGGGAAAGGCTAAACACATATTGAAGCCTCCTCCTTCATGGCAGGCAGCAGATGATGCCACATCCACGAGTAATCGCGAACGCCGGAAATCTGATTCTCTTGTTCCTCCGTCCAAAATATCATCTCTCCCATCAGAACCAGCCACTTCGAGTGAGGCATCCAGAGGTCATGCTCGAGCCGTTTCTTTGCAGCCAGATATGTTCAGCCAAGCAGGTCATGTGCACCCTAAGCTTCCAGACTATGACGATTTGGCATCTCGGTTGGCAGCCTTCAGAGGGAGTTGA